A genomic stretch from Juglans microcarpa x Juglans regia isolate MS1-56 chromosome 3S, Jm3101_v1.0, whole genome shotgun sequence includes:
- the LOC121256901 gene encoding homeobox-leucine zipper protein HAT5-like isoform X1: MVGGKVYGIVSNVSILPQNERLPFSSEVLEPLWTPSSNPSLHALKSMVNYENVSGGKAAAAARPFFQRLDKDEHVDEDYDVGCFHQPGKKRRLTADQVELLERSFEVENKLEPERKIQLAMELGLKSRQVAIWFQNRRARFKSKQLEKDYDSLKACYDKLKVDYENLLKEKESLKNEVNSLKDKLLIRGKEMGNAEPLDAIKLLKSEPQPTIRNPISENMSNLPKLVCKQEDVFDSKSPRRTDGKNYSSLLAPADSCQIFEPDQSDFSQDEDDNRSQILLPQPFLLKLEDGCHDPPANYCNFGFPAEDQPFCFWNI, translated from the exons atggtggGTGGTAAAGTCTATGGAATTGTTTCAAACGTGAGCATCTTACCTCAAAACGAAAGGCTTCCTTTCTCCTCTGAGGTTCTTGAGCCTCTCTGGACTCCCAGCTCTAATCCCTCTTTGCACg CTTTGAAATCCATGGTAAATTATGAGAATGTTAGTGGAGGaaaagcagcagcagcagctcgACCATTTTTCCAACGGCTCGATAAAGATGAACATGTTGACGAGGACTACGATGTTGGGTGCTTTCATCAACCCGGAAAGAAAAGGAGGCTCACTGCCGATCAAGTTGAGCTTCTTGAGAGGAGTTTTGAGGTGGAAAACAAACTTGAACCAGAGAGGAAGATCCAACTGGCAATGGAACTTGGTTTGAAGTCTCGGCAAGTTGCCATATGGTTTCAAAACAGGCGTGCTCGTTTTAAGAGCAAACAACTGGAAAAGGACTACGACTCTTTGAAAGCTTGTTATGATAAGCTCAAGGTTGACTATGAAAATCTCCTCAAGGAGAAGGAAAGCTTGAAAAATGAG GTTAATTCCTTGAAGGACAAATTGCTTATTAGAGGGAAAGAGATGGGAAATGCAGAGCCACTTGATGCCATTAAGCTGTTAAAATCAGAACCCCAACCAACAATTCGTAATCCAATTTCTGAAAATATGTCCAATCTGCCAAAACTGGTGTGTAAGCAGGAAGATGTTTTTGACTCTAAGAGCCCACGTCGCACTGATGGGAAGAATTATTCTTCATTGTTGGCGCCTGCGGATTCATGTCAAATCTTTGAGCCAGACCAGTCGGATTTCTCACAAGACGAAGATGATAATCGCAGCCAGATACTATTGCCCCAACCATTCTTACTAAAACTTGAAGATGGGTGTCACGATCCGCCTgcaaattattgtaattttggGTTCCCAGCAGAAGATCAGCCCTTTTGTTTCTGGAATATCTGA
- the LOC121256901 gene encoding homeobox-leucine zipper protein HAT5-like isoform X2, translating into MVNYENVSGGKAAAAARPFFQRLDKDEHVDEDYDVGCFHQPGKKRRLTADQVELLERSFEVENKLEPERKIQLAMELGLKSRQVAIWFQNRRARFKSKQLEKDYDSLKACYDKLKVDYENLLKEKESLKNEVNSLKDKLLIRGKEMGNAEPLDAIKLLKSEPQPTIRNPISENMSNLPKLVCKQEDVFDSKSPRRTDGKNYSSLLAPADSCQIFEPDQSDFSQDEDDNRSQILLPQPFLLKLEDGCHDPPANYCNFGFPAEDQPFCFWNI; encoded by the exons ATGGTAAATTATGAGAATGTTAGTGGAGGaaaagcagcagcagcagctcgACCATTTTTCCAACGGCTCGATAAAGATGAACATGTTGACGAGGACTACGATGTTGGGTGCTTTCATCAACCCGGAAAGAAAAGGAGGCTCACTGCCGATCAAGTTGAGCTTCTTGAGAGGAGTTTTGAGGTGGAAAACAAACTTGAACCAGAGAGGAAGATCCAACTGGCAATGGAACTTGGTTTGAAGTCTCGGCAAGTTGCCATATGGTTTCAAAACAGGCGTGCTCGTTTTAAGAGCAAACAACTGGAAAAGGACTACGACTCTTTGAAAGCTTGTTATGATAAGCTCAAGGTTGACTATGAAAATCTCCTCAAGGAGAAGGAAAGCTTGAAAAATGAG GTTAATTCCTTGAAGGACAAATTGCTTATTAGAGGGAAAGAGATGGGAAATGCAGAGCCACTTGATGCCATTAAGCTGTTAAAATCAGAACCCCAACCAACAATTCGTAATCCAATTTCTGAAAATATGTCCAATCTGCCAAAACTGGTGTGTAAGCAGGAAGATGTTTTTGACTCTAAGAGCCCACGTCGCACTGATGGGAAGAATTATTCTTCATTGTTGGCGCCTGCGGATTCATGTCAAATCTTTGAGCCAGACCAGTCGGATTTCTCACAAGACGAAGATGATAATCGCAGCCAGATACTATTGCCCCAACCATTCTTACTAAAACTTGAAGATGGGTGTCACGATCCGCCTgcaaattattgtaattttggGTTCCCAGCAGAAGATCAGCCCTTTTGTTTCTGGAATATCTGA